The window ttttgtctaattttttatattacattgACATTTTTTGAGTATTTACTTTTGCAAatgcattatatttatatttcaataatatacTATACTATTTGTATTTTGCAAATGTTGACatgaaaattgataaaataaatatgaaaaaatccaagCTATGagttaatactaaaaaaaatagtttatattacAATTTAAGTATAtgttattttcttgaaaaaaaatatacaaacatctgattttttcaaagaaaaaattgatgttttccAAGCCTGTTGTTTCTGTTATACCAGGTTTTAGAACAGccacaaataaatatttttatggaagGCCTAAGTTTGCGAATTCCACAGCAAATCATTAATATAATGATGATGTAGATCAGGAACTTAAAAGCACAGTTGCCGATTATCATAAAatgcaaaacaattaaaacaaagagAATTTTTATGCTGGACCCTCAATAAAATGGAAGCTCATTTCTAATCCTAGTTTTATAGTTTAGTAACTTTGATTAATGTATTTATAACTTTTAGTGGATACcttcaatttcaaaatattgcaggctaatatttatgtttttaatccATTCAGTTACTTATTATCACCTACAGCTCCATCCTGTTGGTTCCAGAATTTCATTTGTTGATATTTTGTTTCCTATAAACTAGTAGTTAAAAGTTCCTTAGGAAAATTGCAATAAGGATGAAGTTTCTCAAATTAAAAGtggaaagaaattttttattttaaatattaataaattttaattcagaTATGTTTGCCCTAAAAAATAGTTAAGTAAAACATACCTGCATTTACCTAAACTAACTTAAAAATGAAGTGCGACATTATAATTTTGGCTTATTCAGATatgtatttttcttctttaactGCTTCACAACATCCATATTTTCAAGACAAGAAATTCAAGTATCATAGACAATATAATCTAATTAATGATGCTGATGGattcagttaaaaataaattatcttttaccTAAAGAGGTATTCACCTACCAAAACTTATAATAGGTACATGCACAACAAAAACCTTTAATTCTAAATGCTATCACCATTTGAACTTTGTAATCTATAGAGCtcttattattttcctttttcagAAACTTTAGTGACCCACTTTATACCATCACCAGGAAGTTTACTAATCAAAAATGGACTAACCCAAACCCAAAACCACCTTTCTCCTAGAGCAACTTTCAAATTCCCCAATCTCCCATGATCATACACACTCATAACTTCATTTCTCTCATGTGTGACCatgccttttaaaattaaatttagatgaTAATATAATAAGGCTCCAGTGAACAAACAcccaataaaaacaattatcatAAATGCAACATAAAGTTGGGTTTCTGTCCAATCCAAAAATAAGGTTGCTAATGGGAACACAATTTTAAGTACTGATAGCCATGAACCAAATGGTACATATCTGTACAAATATTGTATGTTAAAAATACTAGAATACAAAGTGGCaatgaatatataaaaaacaaaaacaagaaaatatctATGGTTGAGATGTCCGATGCAGCAACTTGTGAACATGCAATGATGGTCTCTTTTTAAGATGCATGTGTTGCATGTAGCACAGTGCCAAGACCTTGGAGGAGCCAAAGTCTCGCATATGGAGCAAAACCTCCAGTTCTTTTCGGCACTCAGGATTTTTCCGTTTATACTAGTGTCAGTTAATATTACCGCCAACAGGTTTGAGCACAAGTTGAACAAGATAAAGTTGCCCATACAGAAATGAAAGAGGTAAGTCCAGGTCCAGGGTTGATGGAATCTTGGAAGCACTATCCATAATTCAAAATAGTAAATGACTGGGATTATTCCGAACATAAATGTGGTTACTAAAGCATCGCTGATTGATTTTGGGTAGATTTTTAGCCTTATAGTCATTTTCCTAAGACAcgcgttaaaataaaacgcaaatttatacgattttttgagtgaaaatgcaatacacagaacacaaatatagcataaaagcaaaaaaagttttataggcTATATCTTGAATTTTCACGTACTTATTCTTAACCTCAAATATCGAAACCCAAATTAAGC is drawn from Anthonomus grandis grandis chromosome 1, icAntGran1.3, whole genome shotgun sequence and contains these coding sequences:
- the LOC126738082 gene encoding probable palmitoyltransferase ZDHHC24; amino-acid sequence: MTIRLKIYPKSISDALVTTFMFGIIPVIYYFELWIVLPRFHQPWTWTYLFHFCMGNFILFNLCSNLLAVILTDTSINGKILSAEKNWRFCSICETLAPPRSWHCATCNTCILKRDHHCMFTSCCIGHLNHRYFLVFVFYIFIATLYSSIFNIQYLYRYVPFGSWLSVLKIVFPLATLFLDWTETQLYVAFMIIVFIGCLFTGALLYYHLNLILKGMVTHERNEVMSVYDHGRLGNLKVALGERWFWVWVSPFLISKLPGDGIKWVTKVSEKGK